The Arctopsyche grandis isolate Sample6627 chromosome 5, ASM5162203v2, whole genome shotgun sequence genome includes a window with the following:
- the LOC143912233 gene encoding uncharacterized protein LOC143912233 isoform X1, with amino-acid sequence MTRGGETPPLGVAFLAALALVGALCPPAAASEQSALIENVGHPSVDFSRHTIIKPKIFHGREKRQISTTLEQEGLHIHDLTISYDIDGEQYLLDLRLNRELIPSNFFVRHQLQGQHIIKNATERDVNLCQYVGKIRGVEDSWVAVSTCKGLRGVVYDGKTMHYLQAGKENSLGESHFLYKHEDLVTNHKCGYVGGGHNETESLNSVNHEFNRILRYKRSASPTETSVRGPYNANKKSRYVELVLVVDNKEYKELGENLSNVYHHCKDIANIINSLYAPLNIFIALVGVVVWTEYDEIKLSDNGDTTLTNFLHYRRERLVKDHPNDNAQLLTREQFAGGVVGKALKGPICTYEFSGGVAMDHSNVVGLVATTVAHEMGHNFGMEHDTESCKCPDDRCIMSPSSNSQSPTHWSSCSLEYLALAFEHGMDYCLRNKPKKLFDSPICGNGFVELGEECDCGLSKSCDGNFCCNPATCMLFQNATCATGECCDLKTCRPSDAGTMCRSAEHECDLPEFCTGQSEFCPDDVFKMDTETCEGGHAFCYQGSCRTRTDQCRLLWGPSGETSDDKCYEMNRKGTRHGNCGYNRLKQNFSKCQDENLLCGMLHCRHLNERLEFGMENVAILSHSFINNKGSIIPCRSAMVDLGLNQVDPGLVPDGAKCGEGKMCVNQRCLAVDSLRLEVKSKSDQSLICPFDCNGRGVCNSLGHCHCDKGYAPPLCEYPGPGGSLDSGPASPNPPKEIVMLICIGLSGIITTVLLLALLSYYSQHNAIICWKEPKTMSLKSSNKGNLQRRTSRGASCLELCSPSNSIPTTVSPTTPHLSPDDMNSSLLPTHNSQLNEQSQHINFFGNFKGFSLTPLQKQEKQFGVSNQNFGIENENTNKSVSSFSAKSDKSNQNNVRSVVSALNSKNSDQPNIGNSNSGNSTNVSTIPRSPVHKLPQRSAPPIPSVPSISIKMPTSNKSNLHNPNTNKVTATINKFGASDKNKSIVAGVESSNTASMVPALPPANPVATNTRPVISNPILEASTCTAKELISPLKNSGGTITNVVPLRAAPTIPAESSKRPLSSPNSVTNAIINLQEEQPTKKSKDGITLNRIASFLKQEKNDKDKSRNPVERSHSLPKNQHNQIKAFKNLDKNELRTLPISNPIPLNDIDLPSSAVVIGSDSEDSDPNKSIMRAQSMRGPVSPQKPNIPAFGSMRQASGVKRPTSIPVSNRPTSPPPPRPNMPLNHDESNKTKNLLQDQKRITFNSKRAFDAKTPEYDDCVSETHTHLANINEENSSDNIYAIIEESPPPNSANKTFNNKPLPNLPSKVNTFPQTNASMSQGKVASNSENVGLLGEIVSEIQNRNLESIYSSSTLARKKKEKEMGINFSDTENDFEENLSNYDSLSQYKPSDNEYSNLHTAKSMSSAASTTSSGYLSPSAVNVPVGLIRFKPNVVDKGNKEVSLPEAVSNKLENKFSKFEEKEKNETVPYVSTLNRAAGPFAAIYNKNKSVDLNASLNQKDQNISQEIDSKNPRKISPPSINIGQPKNKNGSLNIPTTFKSTSFVKPSLKTPIPKAEMNSPDLVSSCASAQSYKSPDIVNTNSSQSSVSNTPKSTSFDQGVILKPALQTSAKPSVTTFQKPSNILTKKDPQKTLTNGFDSSKSTLRSAPTPPVNTYIIDKKKTTPPRPSLPKVLQNNVASQKNQITNNSLNVNKANAVENNINKTNSVVDRQKQLKSIPTKRGDEVSNKISNNINAKSSINSKVSNVANLQQKFESSKSNAKATPSLKKT; translated from the exons tGATTGAAAATGTAGGACATCCTTCCGTAGATTTTAGTAGACAcacaataataaaaccaaaaatatttcatgGAAGAGAAAAAAGACAAATTTCAACAACGTTAGAACag GAGGGTCTCCATATACACGATCTCACAATTAGTTACGATATAGACGGTGAACAGTATTTATTAGATCTTCGTCTAAATAGGGAATTGATACCGTCAAATTTTTTTGTACGTCATCAACTTCAGGGtcaacatattattaaaaatgcaaCTGAAAGG gACGTTAATTTATGTCAGTATGTGGGAAAAATCCGAGGTGTTGAGGATTCTTGGGTTGCTGTATCAACTTGCAAGGGATTGAGAGGAGTAGTGTACGATGGAAAGACTATGCATTATCTTCAAGCCGGAAAAG AAAATTCTTTAGGTGAATCGCACTTTCTATATAAACATGAAGATTTAGTTACAAATCATAAATGCGGATATGTGGGAGGAGGTCATAATGAAACCGAATCTTTAAATTCTGTGAACCATGAATTTAACCGGATTCTACGA TATAAAAGGTCTGCATCGCCGACTGAAACCTCGGTAAGAGGGCCGTATAATGCGAACAAAAAATCGCGTTACGTCGAATTAGTATTAGTAGTCGATAATAAGGAATATAAAGAATTGGGCGAAAATCTTAGTAATGTGTACCATCATTGCAAAGACATagcaaatataattaattcg TTATATGCGCctctaaatatatttattgcacTAGTGGGTGTAGTTGTGTGGACAGaatatgatgaaataaaactatcagATAATGGAGATACTACGTTGACTAACTTCTTGCATTACAGAAGAGAAAGACTCGTTAAAGATCATCCGAATGATAATGCTCAACTTCTGAC acGAGAACAGTTTGCAGGAGGAGTTGTAGGAAAAGCTTTGAAAGGACCAATTTGTACGTACGAATTCTCTGGCGGTGTTGCAATGGATCATTCTAATGTAGTAGGACTTGTGGCTACTACCGTAGCTCATGAAATGGGACATAATTTTG gaATGGAACACGATACAGAGAGTTGTAAATGTCCCGATGATAGATGTATAATGAGTCCGTCTAGTAATTCTCAAAGTCCCACTCATTGGTCTTCTTGCAGTTTAGAATATTTGGCACTAGCATTTGAACATGGAATGGACTATTGCCTGAG AAATAAACCTAAGAAACTATTTGACTCCCCGATTTGTGGAAACGGCTTTGTTGAATTAGGAGAAGAATGCGACTGCGGTTTATCTAAATCGTGTGATGGAAATTTTTGTTGTAATCCTGCAACTTGTATGCTGTTCCAGAATGCAACGTGTGCCACAGGCGAGTGCTGTGATCTGAAG ACTTGCCGTCCATCGGATGCTGGAACCATGTGTAGGAGTGCTGAACATGAATGTGATCTACCAGAATTTTGCACTGGTCAGTCTGAATTTTGCCCTGACGATGTATTTAAAATGGATACTGAAACGTGTGAGGGGGGACAT GCATTTTGCTATCAAGGTTCTTGCAGAACTAGAACAGATCAATGCCGATTGCTTTGGGGACCGTCTGGTGAAACTAGCGATGATAAATGTTATGAAATGAATAGAAAAGGAACACG GCATGGTAACTGTGGTTATAATCGCCTCAAACAAAATTTTTCCAAATGTCAAGATGAAAATCTTTTATGTGGCATGCTTCATTGCCGTCATTTGAATGAGCGTTTGGAATTTGGAATGGAAAATGTTGCGATTTTATCGcattcgtttatcaataataaaGGTTCGATTATTCCATGTCGATCGGCAATGGTGGATTTGGGGCTGAATCAAGTCGATCCTGGCCTAGTTCCCGACGGTGCAAAATGCGGTGAAGGAAAA atgtgtGTGAATCAGAGATGCTTAGCAGTTGATTCATTAAGATTGGAAGTGAAGTCGAAATCTGATCAAAGCTTGATTTGTCCTTTCGATTGTAATGGTCGTGGTGTTTGCAATTCATtag GTCATTGTCACTGTGATAAAGGATATGCACCACCTCTATGCGAATATCCTGGTCCTGGCGGCAGTTTGGATTCGGGTCCTGCCAGTCCAAATC ctcCCAAAGAAATTGTGATGCTCATATGTATAGGATTATCCGGAATAATAACAACAGTGCTACTTTTGGCTCTCCTTTCATATTACTCGCAACATAATGCTATTATATGTTGGAAGGAACCAAAGACTATGtc GTTGAAATCTTCAAACAAAGGCAATCTACAACGTCGTACATCTCGTGGAGCCAGTTGCCTTGAATTATGTAGTCCTTCAAACTCCATTCCAACTACCGTATCGCCCACTACACCACATCTTTCTCCAGATGACATGAATTCCAGCCTTCTACCGACTCATAATTCTCAATTGAACGAACAATCACAGCATATCAATTTTTTCGGAAATTTCAAAGGATTTTCTTTGACCCCTCTCCAGAAACAAGAAAAACAATTTGGAGTTTCCAATCAAAATTTCGGCATTGAAAATGAAAACACGAACAAGTCTGTATCTAGCTTTTCGGCAAAATCAGACAAATCCAATCAAAATAATGTGAGAAGTGTTGTTAGTGCATTAAATTCCAAGAACTCTGATCAACCGAATATTGGCAACAGTAATTCAGGGAATTCCACGAATGTTTCAACCATTCCACGTTCTCCTGTCCATAAATTGCCACAGAGATCAGCACCCCCTATACCTAGTGTGCCTTCTATATCTATAAAAATGCCAACtagtaataaatcaaatttacataatCCAAATACAAACAAAGTGACCGCTACTATAAACAAGTTTGGTGCTtctgataaaaataaatcaatcgtAGCAGGCGTCGAAAGCTCGAACACTGCTTCAATGGTTCCAGCATTGCCTCCGGCGAATCCTGTTGCAACAAACACACGTCCAGTCATTTCTAATCCAATTTTAGAAGCTTCAACCTGCACAGCAAAGGAACTTATATCACCATTAAAGAATAGTGGCGGCACTATAACAAATGTCGTTCCACTAAGAGCGGCTCCAACTATTCCTGCTGAATCAAGTAAAAGGCCTTTGAGCAGTCCAAATTCTGTAACCAATGCCATTATTAATTTGCAAGAAGAACAACCTACCAAAAAATCTAAAGACGGCATTACACTGAATCGGATTGCTTCATTTTTGAAACAAGAGAAAAATGATAAGGATAAATCTAGAAATCCTGTAGAGAGGAGTCACTCTCTTCCAAAAAATCAACATAACCAGATTAAAGCGTTTAAAAATTTGGATAAAAATGAATTGAGAACATTACCCATTTCCAATCCGATTCCATTGAATGACATTGACCTGCCTAGTAGTGCAGTTGTGATTGGGTCGGATTCTGAAGATTCAGATCCTAACAAATCTATAATGCGTGCGCAAAGTATGAGAGGACCAGTATCGCCGCAAAAACCAAATATACCAGCATTTGGTTCAATGAGGCAGGCATCGGGTGTAAAGAGACCAACATCAATACCTGTAAGTAATAGACCGACGTCACCACCTCCTCCCAGGCCTAACATGCCATTAAATCATGATGAATCgaataaaacgaaaaatttaCTCCAAGATCAAAAACGAATTACATTTAATAGTAAAAGAGCATTTGATGCTAAAACGCCTGAATATGATGATTGTGTATCCGAAACGCACACTCATTTGGCGAATATCAACGAGGAAAATTCTTCCGACAATATATATGCTATTATAGAAGAAAGTCCTCCGCCTAATAGTgctaataaaacatttaataataaacccCTACCAAACTTACCATCGAAAGTGAACACGTTCCCGCAAACTAATGCTTCTATGTCGCAGGGGAAAGTAGCTTCGAATTCTGAAAATGTGGGTCTTTTAGGAGAAATAGTTTCTGAAATACAGAATAGAAATTTAGAATCAATATATTCGTCTTCTACGTTAGCAAGAAAAAAGAAAGAGAAGGAAATGGGAATAAATTTTTCAGATACGGAGAATGATTTTGAGGAGAATTTGAGTAATTATGATAGTCTATCCCAATATAAACCAAGCGACAATGAATATAGTAATTTACATACAGCGAAATCTATGTCAAGTGCTGCTTCAACTACCAGTAGTGGCTATTTGAGTCCCTCTGCTGTAAATGTTCCAGTTGGTCTAATACGATTCAAACCGAATGTAGTAGACAAAGGAAATAAAGAAGTTTCCTTACCGGAAGCTGTATCAAATAAactagaaaataaattttcaaaatttgaagaaaaagaGAAAAATGAAACAGTACCATATGTATCAACTTTAAATAGAGCTGCAGGGCCTTTTGCTGCCATTTACAATAAGAATAAATCTGTCGATTTGAATGCATCTCTCAACCAAAAAGATCAAAACATTTCCCAAGAAATTGATAGCAAAAACCCAAGGAAGATATCTCCACCGTCAATAAATATTGGCCAACCGAAGAATAAGAATGGTTCGTTAAACATTCCAACAACTTTTAAAAGCACAAGTTTTGTGAAACCGTCTCTCAAGACACCTATCCCTAAAGCGGAAATGAATAGTCCAGATTTGGTGTCCAGTTGTGCATCCGCCCAAAGTTACAAATCTCCGGATATTGTCAATACCAATAGTAGTCAATCGAGTGTATCTAACACTCCCAAAAGTACTAGTTTTGATCAAGGAGTAATATTGAAACCAGCACTGCAAACCAGTGCCAAACCGTCAGTTACTACTTTTCAAAAACCATCTAATATTTTGACAAAGAAAGATCCGCAGAAAACTTTAACAAATGGATTTGACTCTTCAAAGTCTACATTAAGAAGTGCTCCTACGCCCCCAGTGAACACATATATTATTGATAAGAAAAAAACAACACCTCCTAGACCAAGTTTACCAAAAGTGCTTCAAAATAACGTAGCTagtcaaaaaaatcaaatcacaaaCAATAGTCTCAATGTCAATAAAGCGAATGCTGTtgaaaataatatcaataaaacaAACAGTGTCGTCGATAGGCAAAAACAGTTGAAAAGTATTCCCACCAAACGGGGTGATGAAGTGTCCAATAAAATTTCTAACAATATAAATGCAAAATCTAGCATAAATTCTAAAGTATCTAATGTTGCCAATTTACAGCAAAAATTTGAGAGTTCCAAGAGTAATGCTAAAGCAACGCCATCACTCAAGAAAACTTAA
- the LOC143912233 gene encoding uncharacterized protein LOC143912233 isoform X2, whose translation MTRGGETPPLGVAFLAALALVGALCPPAAASEQSALIENVGHPSVDFSRHTIIKPKIFHGREKRQISTTLEQEGLHIHDLTISYDIDGEQYLLDLRLNRELIPSNFFVRHQLQGQHIIKNATERDVNLCQYVGKIRGVEDSWVAVSTCKGLRGVVYDGKTMHYLQAGKGESHFLYKHEDLVTNHKCGYVGGGHNETESLNSVNHEFNRILRYKRSASPTETSVRGPYNANKKSRYVELVLVVDNKEYKELGENLSNVYHHCKDIANIINSLYAPLNIFIALVGVVVWTEYDEIKLSDNGDTTLTNFLHYRRERLVKDHPNDNAQLLTREQFAGGVVGKALKGPICTYEFSGGVAMDHSNVVGLVATTVAHEMGHNFGMEHDTESCKCPDDRCIMSPSSNSQSPTHWSSCSLEYLALAFEHGMDYCLRNKPKKLFDSPICGNGFVELGEECDCGLSKSCDGNFCCNPATCMLFQNATCATGECCDLKTCRPSDAGTMCRSAEHECDLPEFCTGQSEFCPDDVFKMDTETCEGGHAFCYQGSCRTRTDQCRLLWGPSGETSDDKCYEMNRKGTRHGNCGYNRLKQNFSKCQDENLLCGMLHCRHLNERLEFGMENVAILSHSFINNKGSIIPCRSAMVDLGLNQVDPGLVPDGAKCGEGKMCVNQRCLAVDSLRLEVKSKSDQSLICPFDCNGRGVCNSLGHCHCDKGYAPPLCEYPGPGGSLDSGPASPNPPKEIVMLICIGLSGIITTVLLLALLSYYSQHNAIICWKEPKTMSLKSSNKGNLQRRTSRGASCLELCSPSNSIPTTVSPTTPHLSPDDMNSSLLPTHNSQLNEQSQHINFFGNFKGFSLTPLQKQEKQFGVSNQNFGIENENTNKSVSSFSAKSDKSNQNNVRSVVSALNSKNSDQPNIGNSNSGNSTNVSTIPRSPVHKLPQRSAPPIPSVPSISIKMPTSNKSNLHNPNTNKVTATINKFGASDKNKSIVAGVESSNTASMVPALPPANPVATNTRPVISNPILEASTCTAKELISPLKNSGGTITNVVPLRAAPTIPAESSKRPLSSPNSVTNAIINLQEEQPTKKSKDGITLNRIASFLKQEKNDKDKSRNPVERSHSLPKNQHNQIKAFKNLDKNELRTLPISNPIPLNDIDLPSSAVVIGSDSEDSDPNKSIMRAQSMRGPVSPQKPNIPAFGSMRQASGVKRPTSIPVSNRPTSPPPPRPNMPLNHDESNKTKNLLQDQKRITFNSKRAFDAKTPEYDDCVSETHTHLANINEENSSDNIYAIIEESPPPNSANKTFNNKPLPNLPSKVNTFPQTNASMSQGKVASNSENVGLLGEIVSEIQNRNLESIYSSSTLARKKKEKEMGINFSDTENDFEENLSNYDSLSQYKPSDNEYSNLHTAKSMSSAASTTSSGYLSPSAVNVPVGLIRFKPNVVDKGNKEVSLPEAVSNKLENKFSKFEEKEKNETVPYVSTLNRAAGPFAAIYNKNKSVDLNASLNQKDQNISQEIDSKNPRKISPPSINIGQPKNKNGSLNIPTTFKSTSFVKPSLKTPIPKAEMNSPDLVSSCASAQSYKSPDIVNTNSSQSSVSNTPKSTSFDQGVILKPALQTSAKPSVTTFQKPSNILTKKDPQKTLTNGFDSSKSTLRSAPTPPVNTYIIDKKKTTPPRPSLPKVLQNNVASQKNQITNNSLNVNKANAVENNINKTNSVVDRQKQLKSIPTKRGDEVSNKISNNINAKSSINSKVSNVANLQQKFESSKSNAKATPSLKKT comes from the exons tGATTGAAAATGTAGGACATCCTTCCGTAGATTTTAGTAGACAcacaataataaaaccaaaaatatttcatgGAAGAGAAAAAAGACAAATTTCAACAACGTTAGAACag GAGGGTCTCCATATACACGATCTCACAATTAGTTACGATATAGACGGTGAACAGTATTTATTAGATCTTCGTCTAAATAGGGAATTGATACCGTCAAATTTTTTTGTACGTCATCAACTTCAGGGtcaacatattattaaaaatgcaaCTGAAAGG gACGTTAATTTATGTCAGTATGTGGGAAAAATCCGAGGTGTTGAGGATTCTTGGGTTGCTGTATCAACTTGCAAGGGATTGAGAGGAGTAGTGTACGATGGAAAGACTATGCATTATCTTCAAGCCGGAAAAG GTGAATCGCACTTTCTATATAAACATGAAGATTTAGTTACAAATCATAAATGCGGATATGTGGGAGGAGGTCATAATGAAACCGAATCTTTAAATTCTGTGAACCATGAATTTAACCGGATTCTACGA TATAAAAGGTCTGCATCGCCGACTGAAACCTCGGTAAGAGGGCCGTATAATGCGAACAAAAAATCGCGTTACGTCGAATTAGTATTAGTAGTCGATAATAAGGAATATAAAGAATTGGGCGAAAATCTTAGTAATGTGTACCATCATTGCAAAGACATagcaaatataattaattcg TTATATGCGCctctaaatatatttattgcacTAGTGGGTGTAGTTGTGTGGACAGaatatgatgaaataaaactatcagATAATGGAGATACTACGTTGACTAACTTCTTGCATTACAGAAGAGAAAGACTCGTTAAAGATCATCCGAATGATAATGCTCAACTTCTGAC acGAGAACAGTTTGCAGGAGGAGTTGTAGGAAAAGCTTTGAAAGGACCAATTTGTACGTACGAATTCTCTGGCGGTGTTGCAATGGATCATTCTAATGTAGTAGGACTTGTGGCTACTACCGTAGCTCATGAAATGGGACATAATTTTG gaATGGAACACGATACAGAGAGTTGTAAATGTCCCGATGATAGATGTATAATGAGTCCGTCTAGTAATTCTCAAAGTCCCACTCATTGGTCTTCTTGCAGTTTAGAATATTTGGCACTAGCATTTGAACATGGAATGGACTATTGCCTGAG AAATAAACCTAAGAAACTATTTGACTCCCCGATTTGTGGAAACGGCTTTGTTGAATTAGGAGAAGAATGCGACTGCGGTTTATCTAAATCGTGTGATGGAAATTTTTGTTGTAATCCTGCAACTTGTATGCTGTTCCAGAATGCAACGTGTGCCACAGGCGAGTGCTGTGATCTGAAG ACTTGCCGTCCATCGGATGCTGGAACCATGTGTAGGAGTGCTGAACATGAATGTGATCTACCAGAATTTTGCACTGGTCAGTCTGAATTTTGCCCTGACGATGTATTTAAAATGGATACTGAAACGTGTGAGGGGGGACAT GCATTTTGCTATCAAGGTTCTTGCAGAACTAGAACAGATCAATGCCGATTGCTTTGGGGACCGTCTGGTGAAACTAGCGATGATAAATGTTATGAAATGAATAGAAAAGGAACACG GCATGGTAACTGTGGTTATAATCGCCTCAAACAAAATTTTTCCAAATGTCAAGATGAAAATCTTTTATGTGGCATGCTTCATTGCCGTCATTTGAATGAGCGTTTGGAATTTGGAATGGAAAATGTTGCGATTTTATCGcattcgtttatcaataataaaGGTTCGATTATTCCATGTCGATCGGCAATGGTGGATTTGGGGCTGAATCAAGTCGATCCTGGCCTAGTTCCCGACGGTGCAAAATGCGGTGAAGGAAAA atgtgtGTGAATCAGAGATGCTTAGCAGTTGATTCATTAAGATTGGAAGTGAAGTCGAAATCTGATCAAAGCTTGATTTGTCCTTTCGATTGTAATGGTCGTGGTGTTTGCAATTCATtag GTCATTGTCACTGTGATAAAGGATATGCACCACCTCTATGCGAATATCCTGGTCCTGGCGGCAGTTTGGATTCGGGTCCTGCCAGTCCAAATC ctcCCAAAGAAATTGTGATGCTCATATGTATAGGATTATCCGGAATAATAACAACAGTGCTACTTTTGGCTCTCCTTTCATATTACTCGCAACATAATGCTATTATATGTTGGAAGGAACCAAAGACTATGtc GTTGAAATCTTCAAACAAAGGCAATCTACAACGTCGTACATCTCGTGGAGCCAGTTGCCTTGAATTATGTAGTCCTTCAAACTCCATTCCAACTACCGTATCGCCCACTACACCACATCTTTCTCCAGATGACATGAATTCCAGCCTTCTACCGACTCATAATTCTCAATTGAACGAACAATCACAGCATATCAATTTTTTCGGAAATTTCAAAGGATTTTCTTTGACCCCTCTCCAGAAACAAGAAAAACAATTTGGAGTTTCCAATCAAAATTTCGGCATTGAAAATGAAAACACGAACAAGTCTGTATCTAGCTTTTCGGCAAAATCAGACAAATCCAATCAAAATAATGTGAGAAGTGTTGTTAGTGCATTAAATTCCAAGAACTCTGATCAACCGAATATTGGCAACAGTAATTCAGGGAATTCCACGAATGTTTCAACCATTCCACGTTCTCCTGTCCATAAATTGCCACAGAGATCAGCACCCCCTATACCTAGTGTGCCTTCTATATCTATAAAAATGCCAACtagtaataaatcaaatttacataatCCAAATACAAACAAAGTGACCGCTACTATAAACAAGTTTGGTGCTtctgataaaaataaatcaatcgtAGCAGGCGTCGAAAGCTCGAACACTGCTTCAATGGTTCCAGCATTGCCTCCGGCGAATCCTGTTGCAACAAACACACGTCCAGTCATTTCTAATCCAATTTTAGAAGCTTCAACCTGCACAGCAAAGGAACTTATATCACCATTAAAGAATAGTGGCGGCACTATAACAAATGTCGTTCCACTAAGAGCGGCTCCAACTATTCCTGCTGAATCAAGTAAAAGGCCTTTGAGCAGTCCAAATTCTGTAACCAATGCCATTATTAATTTGCAAGAAGAACAACCTACCAAAAAATCTAAAGACGGCATTACACTGAATCGGATTGCTTCATTTTTGAAACAAGAGAAAAATGATAAGGATAAATCTAGAAATCCTGTAGAGAGGAGTCACTCTCTTCCAAAAAATCAACATAACCAGATTAAAGCGTTTAAAAATTTGGATAAAAATGAATTGAGAACATTACCCATTTCCAATCCGATTCCATTGAATGACATTGACCTGCCTAGTAGTGCAGTTGTGATTGGGTCGGATTCTGAAGATTCAGATCCTAACAAATCTATAATGCGTGCGCAAAGTATGAGAGGACCAGTATCGCCGCAAAAACCAAATATACCAGCATTTGGTTCAATGAGGCAGGCATCGGGTGTAAAGAGACCAACATCAATACCTGTAAGTAATAGACCGACGTCACCACCTCCTCCCAGGCCTAACATGCCATTAAATCATGATGAATCgaataaaacgaaaaatttaCTCCAAGATCAAAAACGAATTACATTTAATAGTAAAAGAGCATTTGATGCTAAAACGCCTGAATATGATGATTGTGTATCCGAAACGCACACTCATTTGGCGAATATCAACGAGGAAAATTCTTCCGACAATATATATGCTATTATAGAAGAAAGTCCTCCGCCTAATAGTgctaataaaacatttaataataaacccCTACCAAACTTACCATCGAAAGTGAACACGTTCCCGCAAACTAATGCTTCTATGTCGCAGGGGAAAGTAGCTTCGAATTCTGAAAATGTGGGTCTTTTAGGAGAAATAGTTTCTGAAATACAGAATAGAAATTTAGAATCAATATATTCGTCTTCTACGTTAGCAAGAAAAAAGAAAGAGAAGGAAATGGGAATAAATTTTTCAGATACGGAGAATGATTTTGAGGAGAATTTGAGTAATTATGATAGTCTATCCCAATATAAACCAAGCGACAATGAATATAGTAATTTACATACAGCGAAATCTATGTCAAGTGCTGCTTCAACTACCAGTAGTGGCTATTTGAGTCCCTCTGCTGTAAATGTTCCAGTTGGTCTAATACGATTCAAACCGAATGTAGTAGACAAAGGAAATAAAGAAGTTTCCTTACCGGAAGCTGTATCAAATAAactagaaaataaattttcaaaatttgaagaaaaagaGAAAAATGAAACAGTACCATATGTATCAACTTTAAATAGAGCTGCAGGGCCTTTTGCTGCCATTTACAATAAGAATAAATCTGTCGATTTGAATGCATCTCTCAACCAAAAAGATCAAAACATTTCCCAAGAAATTGATAGCAAAAACCCAAGGAAGATATCTCCACCGTCAATAAATATTGGCCAACCGAAGAATAAGAATGGTTCGTTAAACATTCCAACAACTTTTAAAAGCACAAGTTTTGTGAAACCGTCTCTCAAGACACCTATCCCTAAAGCGGAAATGAATAGTCCAGATTTGGTGTCCAGTTGTGCATCCGCCCAAAGTTACAAATCTCCGGATATTGTCAATACCAATAGTAGTCAATCGAGTGTATCTAACACTCCCAAAAGTACTAGTTTTGATCAAGGAGTAATATTGAAACCAGCACTGCAAACCAGTGCCAAACCGTCAGTTACTACTTTTCAAAAACCATCTAATATTTTGACAAAGAAAGATCCGCAGAAAACTTTAACAAATGGATTTGACTCTTCAAAGTCTACATTAAGAAGTGCTCCTACGCCCCCAGTGAACACATATATTATTGATAAGAAAAAAACAACACCTCCTAGACCAAGTTTACCAAAAGTGCTTCAAAATAACGTAGCTagtcaaaaaaatcaaatcacaaaCAATAGTCTCAATGTCAATAAAGCGAATGCTGTtgaaaataatatcaataaaacaAACAGTGTCGTCGATAGGCAAAAACAGTTGAAAAGTATTCCCACCAAACGGGGTGATGAAGTGTCCAATAAAATTTCTAACAATATAAATGCAAAATCTAGCATAAATTCTAAAGTATCTAATGTTGCCAATTTACAGCAAAAATTTGAGAGTTCCAAGAGTAATGCTAAAGCAACGCCATCACTCAAGAAAACTTAA